The sequence AGAGTAGCGCGCGATTGtcgcattatttaattattgccCACACTGCTTCCTAGCAACTcgacattcatacatacatatctacatatgtatgtggatatGTATTTGTACGCCTATAGAATCATGCACGTATGCACATTGAAATCAGTGGAAGGCAAGAAGACTTCGACGCGCTTAAAAAGCACACttgaatacataaaatttaagtaCTTGTTATGGttgattgttgttgattttgtgTTTATCAAAATTCGCATTACATATTGCTTTGTGCACTGATGAGAAATGAGAGATGAGTCAATGTGAAGGCGTTTGCAACTATATGAGTGATGGCGTGAATTGAGACCACTTTGCAAAGCCTTCTTATATAtaccttaatatttttttactatggaTAATGAAGTGCTAATGAAGCAGCTAACGAGTACAAGTGCATCGGCGCAACGGCtgcattattaatattttataatataaaaatattttcacgagTTTGTTTGCTTAGCTTAAAAGTTGAGTAGATTTTAATTCCATTCAATTGAGTGCGACTGAGTTATCCTTGTAGCTTAGGCGTTACGTAGAACATTGTTCATATTCCATTGTTCATGGTAGATTACAACCCACTACTGTAACCACTTTGGCCGCCACTTCACTTGCTACACGCACACACTCACTCAATGAACGCTTCTGTAGCCAGGCATGCAAGAATGCCGCAACAAATGCATCACCTGCACCTGTTGAATCGACTACCGTGTCGACACGAGGCacatgaaaactttgaaacataaTTGCACCCGGTGGTGAATATTCATCTTCGTAATTAGTAATTAACTGTACACATTCGCGCCCATTTGTCACCACAATGACTTTGGGGGTGATACATTCCTCCAACAAATGCTTGGCTGCATCGTCAATCGTTCCAAAACCCAGCTGCTCGGCAAAAGCCATATGTTCCTTGCGATTGCCGAATATGAAAAAAGCTGCGCGTGCGAGCTTATGCAGATGTtcaatgttttgttttataatatactCCGCATTCAAATTGATTGCCAATCGGCGACGTTCTCTGATATAATTCCTTACAATAAAGTCACAGACTTCTTGTCGTTGCGGCACAAAGAAACCCTCGACGTAGATGATTTGTTTACGTTCAATGGGACGGAGAAAGGCTTGTGTCTCATCACGTTCGGCCTTTTTTAGATGATCGACGGATAGTTTGGCAGATGCGCCAATGTTGGCGTACAACGCctttgttttcgtatttttattcacGATGCAAATACACTGGCCGGTGGGCACGTCATTGACTGCTGCGAGTctgtgaaatataaatttaaaaaaaaaaaattgtttagtggttgttaatatgttaaaaaaatatttaagcttaAAATATATAGTTAAATAGAATTTCCTAATAAAAAGCATAAAGAATTCTATTGTTTGAGAATTCTCACGTTTCCGATAATTGTCAAGTCAAATAAGTACGAAAATCGACGTTTCTATGGGAACTTAAGTGGCAATCATGTATGACTATTGCATTATAGCGTGCATGTAAATGCAGGAGAGgatcatataaatatttacaaaaacaaaaaaaaagagcaaGACATTTAGTAAGGCTGTAATATTGTAAATGATTAATGTTTTGAGGGGAATTTGTCGTTgatattacttaaaaaaacattaagtggAATGGTTATAATAAcaagtttttcaataaaattattttactgcACTTCTGACAGTAGGCTGTACCATACCAAATAAGACAGAAAACCGTTTAAAATATATTGAGTTCGTTAAAACCTAATAGAAAGCAAATAATAGATTTAATAAGAGACCTTGGAGTGGGTACACCAAATCCGACTACAAATCAACTAAGTTATTGGAATCTTCAATAGTTTACTGTCCCTATCACAGTACAGAATCATAAGGAAGCCCACAAATCGCTGGCAATCGGTAGCTTTTggagcaaagacaaagaaacgCCGCTCTGAATAGACTACAAATTGCAATCTTCgtacacaatttttaaataaatttcaaaattaattcagaACTTTcaactttataacaaaaattttttattttaaacttattataaaaaattttcgggTTATGCAGTTTTACATCCCATTTTGGTATAAAGAAATGTGACaacgaaatgcatttttttcctttttttggacGGTGCtaggcatttttttcatatcgggcatttactttttgaaaagtAATTCTGGCATGGTAAGTcaagctgcaacaacaacaacaaagatttaaaacaattttgagtTGACGGCCTAGCTCTCTCAAAGAATGCCTAATCAAGATTGACCAGAGCTAAAAATGTTCCCATATTCAAGCGCTGATGTACATTTTGAACCgaatttcatgaaatttatcAGACTGTATATCggatttttctgtaatttttcaagCGCGAATACAACAGAAATTCGAGATAGAGAATCCGTCTAATGCAAAATCTAAAATATGTTAGGCAGACGGTAACAATTCAAAACTCCTTGGTAAATGTCTCACTGCCCTCAGTTCTCTAGACGTCAACTACGAAGCTGTGCTCGGGTAGAGTTATTAGCGGTTGAACAAAATGTGTCGCCAACCCAATATTCCCACTTGAAAGAAATGCAATTCCAGCAATAATTCTCAACCCACTTCCTAGTTGGCCTACCATCTTATTTTATATGCGAACACAATCTAAATTACTTGACCTCAGTCTCGCGTTGGGCGCCGTCTGTAGACACCGTTCGCTTCTTAATAGTCTCAAACAATTGGATttagctgctacaacaacaacaataatgtgcATTTTCTCACTTGGTTCGGAATACCCCAAGACTGAGAATTAGTAATTGTGCAGctacatataatatgtatgtatgtgtctgtgTATATATTTCTAAAGAAATTTGTGACGAATCTAACTTTATAATAAACAGAATTCTTTACCATAATTAATTTACAATTAAGAGAAGCATAGTAgcttaatttttcaaagaaaacaacTATAAAATGATATTGCACTTTTTCCGTGTAAAAATTGCTTTTGATACGATTTcctcaaaatgaaattaataagatAAGAATGGCAAACAACTGAGATAAAGATAACATTCGCCAATTCATAGACATAAAAGAGCAAACGTATATATACATGAAAggagaatttatttatatgagctTTGATACAAAAACAGAATTAAGAATCCGCCAGGGATTAAACAGTCATGAGTCAATGacacatattttaatttgagaAGTACAAAAGAATTTGAAACCATTGCCAACGCACAACACAAAAAAGAAGTGATAATGACACTCAAACGTGCAGTGGTTCAAAAGGGCTCAAATTAGCGTGCGGTCatgtgtaataaaaaatacccTCATACGAGTATATTCAAAATTAAGGCCTGTCTTGACTAATTCCATGCATTGGTATGcatgcaaatgaaatttttgtcagAACTGCAGCAACCATTTCAACAACAAAGAGCGGAAATGTAAGACATGTTACGAGCCCTTTGCAGTTTCAGTTATGTATATGTACCTTTCGAAGCGTGACTTAAATTACCATACGCCTTGCAGCAGAGCGTGACAATTCAAATGGGGGATATCTGTTGAGTTATGCGTGGGTAcagaattttttcgaaattcattaaaaatatttttcaactatttttgtcAGAAATTTTACAACTTATGCTGCTCACGTCCAATGAAATTAGTTGAAGGTGTAcctttttaaaatacatttacacatatacatatgtatcgggtgtttttttagctgcatgagaactatcgatatcgataactagcACGGCGAGCACTattgagccatgctgactgaatttttgtttcctaaTAATAATCAGCTAAATATCAAtgatatttggttccaacaatacGGCGCAACTAActatacagcgcgcttaacaatcgattcattggactgatcgaatggccGGATgtcgtattcaaaaaataaatgccataaaattatctaccagactataataaaaaaataattcaaactatattttatttgtattatcgAGGTAAGTTCTCAAACACTTAAAAAACATCCGACATATATAAGCATAATGTAATAATAGAAATAGTAATAATGAGATTTTTTACGACTTTTAGTCATGCACGCTTTTTACATGCCCACAGGTAATCCCCATAGACTCACCTCGTTTCAACTGCACGTTCCTGCAAAATATCTTTCAACTTTTCTGCCGCTTTATCTTCTCCAACAGCGCCAAAGAAGAGCGCGTCCGTACCAAGTTGCTTGAGTATACGCACCGTATTCAAAGCTGAACCACCGGGATTTACTTCAAATTGAACGCTGAGCACCAATACATGCAAATATATAAACaatgacaaaaataataaaaatcgctATTTTTATAACACACTGACATTTTTGGTGTCAATATAAACAACTGTTTGACCAGCTGATTATATTGATATTTCGCACTTACCGTTCGGCTGCCTCAGCTGCTAACTTGGCCAAAGTCTCCGCATCTAATTCTCCCTTCGACTCTGCCGGCATTTGAAATCTTTCCAACAGATCTGTGTCGCCATCCGGAAGCTGTGCGGTATGATCGAGCAGCACGTTACCGAAAGCGACAACTTTGCGTGGCCTACGCGCGAAGCGGTTAGAAAGCAGCACGAAAAAGAGGAAACAGCGTCATATCAAATGAATTACGAAACATTATTGTCAGAAAATATGGATATTTACGTATTATCATAGCTATTATCATCATTTCCATAGCCAAAAAGTTTCGAATAGAGCTCTTGCAAGTATTCCATTGTGCGATTAAAGAAAATCATTAGATCAGCAATCACCCGCACGACACAAACGCTATATATTGTTAAATCAATAAAAGCAACTTGGCTTTTGTCTcaaatgaaggttataggctaCTACTCCTCAAGTGCACCAACAAACGCATCAACAGTAGGCTTTCGACTGAATCTGTAGCTACCACCAAATTGAAGGTTGGCTCGGTCGGCCCGCGCCGCCGCAAAGGTGAACATGGCTATGAAGCTACATAACATGTTGTGAGACGTATTATTTTCGTTCGCTTTTGTACCATTTCGatgctttttgttttctactccACAACCCGCTCTGACCATAATTTGTAAAAGTGTGAAATTGGTGCTCTAAAATCAGCGTTATTACTCacaacttcttttttttatcacattttaGTAGGAGAATGGGTTTTTTGCACGATTTTCTCGAGCTGttcgtattttttgttgttattgcctaAATATTACAATGTTGTCAACTCAATAAGTTAGGCCACAATTGGTGcctgttttattgtatttatttacgcAAATAGACAACTTTTGAATAGTGAGAGTTAAAGTTTGAAgttataatacaatatttaagaaatattgCATAATGTAGTTAATAGATACAGTACTGGTGTCCGATAACACCAGCCAACAATCCAAATTAACAGTTCAATGTTAGCAAATGTAAAATTTGGTATCACTTGCAAAAGAAATATAGCGAGCGgcccaaaaaattaacaaaaatatatttatgtactcacattttttgatgttaaatttcaaattttatcgtTTCTGACTATAAACTGCAAATTACAGGCCGTCGCAAGGGAGAAGCGTACAAAGGACCAGATTCACCAAGGAATAAAttggtttgtttacaaaaaattcaGTCAGATGGCTTAAGATCATATGTTTTTGTGATGGATAATTTTTCCTGGCTTAAATTTCTTCAGCACAAAATGAACGTCTCCCTTGCATCGAATTGCCACTTTGCTCTATAACTTTTTATGTGCTGGATATTTCTTTGGCGTTACCGAATGCCTACTtgcaaaaattagcaaaacctgtaaaaattcttaaaaattatattaaaaattcttattgCCGAACGCAGCAAATATATAGAGGATTTACCCAATGTATTGTTAATACTATTGGCCTTATTTTATTAACCTTACAACACCGTTTAGCTTACAGCTGACTTTTATTTAGGGTTTTGTTTACATCTGCCTCAAAACTGTTTTATACGAGCACAGAATAGAAACCAAAATTCCTTTATTAAACTACAAAATTAACAATTATTATTAgctctaaaataaataagtaagtaagAAGTAATGAATAGTGAATCGGTAGCATTAACACGAACTGCTTAACTGAACTCCAAGGACTGAAAATACGGTAAGTGTGCGTGAGTGCAAAAACTTATAATTTGTGGAGCAATTGCTACTGACGGCTTTCTtaaagccatacatacatacaaaagtaaATTCAAATGTAAAACTAAAAATGGCATGATGCGATTCCTTCGCAAGGTGGCTGTTGGAAATgcttacgttaccggaacgactcgcTGTCATTTCAGCAAAATTCCCCATAAATATACTGAGAATGTCTTATTTTGGTATATTACCGACCTACGAgggagttttgtttttttgtttgctgttacAACGGTACATTTGCAACAACTTGCTAACCTAAATAGCTTAAATAataatgtgtatgtacaatgtcTGTATTAGACAAAATCTCTTATGTACATACGCATGAATAGTAAATAAGAGATCGCGACTTAAAATTCAGCATTAAAATATCTTATTCTAAAAGTTGCGGTACTGCGCACGCAAACGAAACACCTCGGCATACATGTCTGCCTGGAAGCGGTCCTTCACTTCTATCGGCAGATCGCGTATTAAATTCGCTATATTCTTTACAAATAATTCTTCAATCGAAATGTCTGTCTCCCCGCCCACTGGTGTATTACATTTAACTGTTGCATTTTTGCTTTCCGGTTTCTCTGAATTATGATAATGCCGTAAATTCACGTCCATTATACGTTCGATTTTTAGTGGCGCTAAATCGAACGTCGTCGTCTTGTGGCTTTCAACAGAAGGCTTAGTGCACTttgataaatttgaatttgacgAGCAGGTTTCATCTTCAGTTATGGTATTGGCATTGACAAAGACTTCATTAATTGTTGGCTCATCTAAACTGGTCATAATATCCTTGTCTTTGTATGAACTGCAAGAAAAATAAGTATTACGTATAAAGTACATCAAGAAGTAGCAAACGCATACCGTCGCGGTATTATTGATTCCTTTAGAAACAGCATTTCGTTATAGTATTCCCATTCATGTGTATCAGTAGGATCAGTACTCATTGAGAAGTAACCATCAGTTCTCTTCATTTGCTTACAGAACCTTTCACGTAATAACTTCCAACGGGCTTTGCAGTCACTTCCTATAAATAGATTAgcatatattttgaatataattaTTTGTGCATGCTGTTACTATTATCATAATGATGATTAGCATTTATTTTACCTGACCGATCGCTGGCTGCAGATACTTCTTGCCAGGCTGCATTACGTTTATTTCTGTTGTAATAATGGGGATGATTTTTCTCAAACAGGCACGGATGTTCGCGTACTGCacttattaatttgaaataaaattcgttttcgATTTTATGGGCCATTTTAAACGGTGCACTTAAGAATTTGCTTATGCAAAATGTCAAAGTCTAGCGATTACATTTGCACGTCAACTTTTGCTTGAAACTTAAGCAAGCAGAGGTGTACATTCGAGCTATCGAAATGTCGATGTattgacaaaaatatttatcgaatatatttttcaatacattAAGCGTGATAAACACTTGCAGGGATCATAAATGCATTTTACCGTGTTTAAATGCATAATGTAAATAAGGgaatatttaaatgtatttataagtatattgtaATTATAAATTTACTTGTATTTGTACGACGATTGTCAGATGTTGCACACATTTCTAATACTTTCCAGACTGTTTGTTTACTTTTGTGCTTTGCTTATGTATAGTTTGGATGGCACAGGCAATTATAAATACAATGGCAttaaaaacgttggcatattgGGAAGTTGAAGAGTCAGTGGATgaggt is a genomic window of Anastrepha ludens isolate Willacy chromosome 6, idAnaLude1.1, whole genome shotgun sequence containing:
- the LOC128868241 gene encoding uncharacterized protein LOC128868241 — translated: MIFFNRTMEYLQELYSKLFGYGNDDNSYDNTPRKVVAFGNVLLDHTAQLPDGDTDLLERFQMPAESKGELDAETLAKLAAEAAERVQFEVNPGGSALNTVRILKQLGTDALFFGAVGEDKAAEKLKDILQERAVETRLAAVNDVPTGQCICIVNKNTKTKALYANIGASAKLSVDHLKKAERDETQAFLRPIERKQIIYVEGFFVPQRQEVCDFIVRNYIRERRRLAINLNAEYIIKQNIEHLHKLARAAFFIFGNRKEHMAFAEQLGFGTIDDAAKHLLEECITPKVIVVTNGRECVQLITNYEDEYSPPGAIMFQSFHVPRVDTVVDSTGAGDAFVAAFLHAWLQKRSLSECVRVASEVAAKVVTVVGCNLP
- the LOC128868243 gene encoding uncharacterized protein LOC128868243; the encoded protein is MAHKIENEFYFKLISAVREHPCLFEKNHPHYYNRNKRNAAWQEVSAASDRSGSDCKARWKLLRERFCKQMKRTDGYFSMSTDPTDTHEWEYYNEMLFLKESIIPRRSYKDKDIMTSLDEPTINEVFVNANTITEDETCSSNSNLSKCTKPSVESHKTTTFDLAPLKIERIMDVNLRHYHNSEKPESKNATVKCNTPVGGETDISIEELFVKNIANLIRDLPIEVKDRFQADMYAEVFRLRAQYRNF